In Kaistella sp. 97-N-M2, the sequence GCAGTTTCATTAAGGGAGAAGAAGGCAAACCCGCCGTTGATATTGCTTCCGGAACAAGTATGGAACAGGACGGTCACGGTACTGCAACCATGATTTTACTCGCCGGGAATGCTGTAAAAAAAATCGATACCGAAGGTAATTACGAAGGTTTTGTTGGCGCTGCACCGTTTGCTGAAATTATTTCGATGCGCATCTCGGAAACGGTGGCTCTTATACAGACTTCCACCTTCGTCGATGCTTTAGAGTATGCGATTTCGGAAGGTTGCGAAGTCATCAGCATGTCAATGGCCGGTGCGCCTTCCAAAGCCTGGGCAAATATGGTGAACAAAGCCTATGAAGCGGGTATAACAATTGTAACTGCGGCAGGCAATTCCTGGTTTGAAGGGCCGAGAAAAGCTTTACCGAAACGCGTTCTTTATCCCGCGCGGTGGGACCGCGTTATTGCCGCTACAGGTGTTGCCTGTGATAATCTGCCGTATATTCTGGAAGCGCGACTTCAAAAAAAATCCGAAGGCGGCGAAACCATGCAGGGAAATTTTGGTCCCGCCGATGTGATGACGCATGCTCTGGCGGCTTATACGCCCAATGTTTTTTGGGCAACCATGAATGATAAAGGAAAATTCTTTCGCCTCGACGGAGGCGGAACTTCATCGGCGACGCCGCAAGTGGCAGCCGCGGCTGCAATATGGCTTACCTATTACCGCAACGAGATTAATGAAATTCTAAAAAAGCATCCCGGAGAAAAATGGCGAAAGGTAGAAATGGTAAAAAATGCATTGTTCACTTCTGCCGACCGGCATTCTTATCCACTGTTTAAAACCTATTTGGGACGCGGAATTTTGAAAGCCGATAAGTGCCTGTCGGTTCCACCTTCTAATGAAAATCTTGTGAAAGCAAAAGAAGCAAATGTGAATCTTTGGGGAATTCTGGATCTGTTGGGTTTGCTGCTTCGCATGAAAGGCGACAGTGAAATTGATGAGGTGCGAAGTGAAATGTTTCAAACCGAAATTTTGCAGCAGATGCACACGAATCCAAAACTTCAGAAATTTTTAGATTATAAGGAAACCGACCTCTGGACGGAAGCAGATCGGGAACGTATGCGGCAGGAATTGCTAAACTCTCCCACGGTTTCCGACAAACTAAAGGAATATTTGAAGTCTGAATAACATTAACACCCATGAAAGCTCTATTTGTTTATCTTTTTTTACCCTTTCTTCTTCTGATTT encodes:
- a CDS encoding S8/S53 family peptidase; its protein translation is MEILNRNGKIIPQLITKGEERKPWDAAHDYLDQEIIQNNNPEYVEPNIRHELFSAKDPEVVADGNHAALESFNESEYLKNWPRPQEQKDRFVWHLNDQFSEFKKANQKLLDKVRDPWIKVGHIDTGFQPNHPALPKNLNKEKSRSFIKGEEGKPAVDIASGTSMEQDGHGTATMILLAGNAVKKIDTEGNYEGFVGAAPFAEIISMRISETVALIQTSTFVDALEYAISEGCEVISMSMAGAPSKAWANMVNKAYEAGITIVTAAGNSWFEGPRKALPKRVLYPARWDRVIAATGVACDNLPYILEARLQKKSEGGETMQGNFGPADVMTHALAAYTPNVFWATMNDKGKFFRLDGGGTSSATPQVAAAAAIWLTYYRNEINEILKKHPGEKWRKVEMVKNALFTSADRHSYPLFKTYLGRGILKADKCLSVPPSNENLVKAKEANVNLWGILDLLGLLLRMKGDSEIDEVRSEMFQTEILQQMHTNPKLQKFLDYKETDLWTEADRERMRQELLNSPTVSDKLKEYLKSE